A part of Triplophysa dalaica isolate WHDGS20190420 chromosome 17, ASM1584641v1, whole genome shotgun sequence genomic DNA contains:
- the plxdc1 gene encoding plexin domain-containing protein 1 isoform X1 — MGLCAVLLICLSQAELTRVWAQEQRGLLHGQSPQTYGGLSHIQRIRRDQQDPSRRTQNRTGQEPSNGVSIDKLPDNMTQVVEDSKRYYSWRSFGPSDKQIQELWVDLDSVHQGPVRVHGILSNTHRQASRVALTFDFPFYGHQVRQITIATGGFIFTGEITHRMLTATQYIAPLMANFDPSFSKNSTVRYLDNGDIFVVQWDKVRLKDRESEGAFTFQAVLRRNGTIVFGYRDVPLPVEKINSTEHPVKVGLSDAFMALLSSLQSPDAKRRTIYEYHRVEIDTTKIVNSSAFEFSPLPTCLQHTTCEHCLQSNLTLGCGWCNTLQRCSDGIDRYRQEWLDYSCSEEAKGTCEDYAQGGLGSSMSPFSSSPPLATLSPAAQPATPMTEDDTKQLFHHHGDDPLGEDEAPEHTAIIAGVVAALVLLVFLTLLAVYYINTHPTVAPPFYLMQRRTNNYWPSMKFRNQGCHSSYAEVELGGYEKEGFIEAEQC, encoded by the exons GTTTATTGCATGGGCAGTCACCTCAGACTTATGGAGGTCTATCACACATCCAGAGAATAAGAAGAGACCAACAGGATCCCAGCAGACGCACTCAGAACAGAACTGGGCAAGAGCCGTCGAATGGCGTCTCCATTGACAAGCTCCCTGACAACATGACACAAGTGGTG GAAGATTCTAAAAGGTACTACTCCTGGCGCAGTTTTGGtcccagtgacaaacaaataCAGGAGCTCTGGGTGGATCTGGACTCCGTCCATCAAGGGCCTGTCCGAGTCCATGGCATCCTGTCAAACACCCACCGTCAGGCTTCG CGAGTGGCTCTTACCTTTGACTTCCCCTTCTATGGACACCAAGTGAGACAAATCACCATAGCAACTGGAG GTTTTATTTTCACTGGAGAAATCACACATCGCATGCTGACTGCAACTCAATATATTGCTCCACTAATGGCAAACTTTGACCCCAGTTTCTCTAAAAACTCCACTGTACGGTATTTGGACAACG GTGATATATTTGTGGTGCAGTGGGACAAAGTGAGGCTGAAGGATCGAGAGTCGGAGGGAGCTTTTACATTCCAGGCTGTTCTTCGACGTAATGGGACCATTGTCTTTGGCTACAGAGAC GTTCCATTGCCTGTGGAGAAAATCAACTCCACTGAGCACCCAGTGAAAGTTGGACTGTCTGATGCTTTTATGGCTCTTCTGTCTTCTCTACAGTCTCCAG ATGCTAAAAGAAGGACTATCTATGAATACCATCGGGTGGAAATCGACACAACAAAGATTGTCAATAGCTCAGCTTTCGAGTTCAGCCCTTTACCCA CCTGCCTCCAGCACACCACCTGCGAACACTGTCTCCAGTCCAACCTAACATTAGGCTGCGGGTGGTGCAATACTCTACAAAG GTGTTCAGATGGAATAGACAGATACAGGCAGGAATGGCTGGATTACAGTTGCTCTGAGGAG GCAAAAGGAACATGTGAAGATTACGCTCAGGGAGGACTAGGCAGTTCAATGAGTCCTTTTAGTTCTTCACCCCCGCTGGCCACTCTCTCCCCTGCAGCCCAACCCGCCACCCCTATGACCGAGG ATGACACCAAACAGCTCTTTCACCACCATGGCGATG ACCCTTTGGGTGAGGATGAGGCACCAGAACACACGGCAATAATCGCAGGTGTGGTGGCAGCTCTAGTTCTGCTGGTGTTCCTGACTCTGTTGGCTGTCTACTACATTAACACACATCCAACTGTTGCTCCTCCATTCTACCTCATGCAG CGCCGCACCAATAACTATTGGCCCTCCATGAAGTTCCGGAATCAGGGATGTCATTCTAGCTACGCTGAGGTTGAGCTTGGGGGTTATGAGAAAGAGGGCTTCATTGAGGCGGAGCAGTGCTGA
- the LOC130439082 gene encoding LIM and SH3 domain protein 1-like isoform X2 translates to MNPQCSRCNKVVYPTEKVNCLDKYWHKGCFSCEVCKMTLNMKNYKGFDKKPYCSQHYPKTSFTIVADTPENLRLKQQSKMQSQVLYKEDFEKNKGKGFSVVSDTPELQRVRKTQDQISNIKYHEDFEKSRMGGEGTPTDAFPNPGYQQPPQSQQPPRSPSNNYDPQPHVRSAAVPPPSSGGKRYRAVYDYAAADEDEVSFADGDMILDVQQIDEGWMFGRVERTGQQGMLPANYVEAI, encoded by the exons ATGAATCCTCAGTGTAGCAGATGTAACAAGGTTGTGTACCCTACGGAGAAAGTAAACTGTTTGGACAAG TATTGGCACAAAGGATGTTTCAGCTGCGAGGTCTGCAAAATGACTCTGAATATGAAGAACTACAAAGGCTTTGACAAGAAACCCTACTGCAGCCA aCACTACCCCAAAACATCCTTCACCATTGTGGCCGACACACCTGAAAACCTTCGACTCAAACAGCAGAGCAAGATGCAGAGTCAA GTGCTGTACAAAGAGGACTTTGAGAAGAACAAGGGGAAAGGGTTCAGCGTGGTATCTGATACACCAGAACTGCAGAGGGTCAGGAAAACGCAAGACCAGATCAGCAAC ataaaatatCATGAGGACTTTGAGAAAAGTCGGATGGGAGGAGAGGGCACACCCACTGATGCCTTCCCCAACCCGG GCTATCAGCAGCCACCTCAGTCTCAGCAGCCACCTCGGTCTCCAAGTAACAACTATGATCCACAGCCT caTGTGCGTTCTGCAGCTGTTCCACCGCCCTCTAGTGGTGGG AAGCGCTACAGAGCAGTGTACGATTATGCTGCTGCCGATGAGGATGAGGTCTCATTTGCAGATGGGGACATGATATTAGACGTACAGCAGATTGATGAGGGCTGGATGTTTGGACGTGTGGAGCGCACAGGACAGCAGGGGATGCTTCCAGCCAATTACGTCGAGGCAATCTGA
- the LOC130439082 gene encoding LIM and SH3 domain protein 1-like isoform X1: protein MNPQCSRCNKVVYPTEKVNCLDKYWHKGCFSCEVCKMTLNMKNYKGFDKKPYCSQHYPKTSFTIVADTPENLRLKQQSKMQSQVLYKEDFEKNKGKGFSVVSDTPELQRVRKTQDQISNIKYHEDFEKSRMGGEGTPTDAFPNPGYQQPPQSQQPPRSPSNNYDPQPVRFAAAPPPSSGGHVRSAAVPPPSSGGKRYRAVYDYAAADEDEVSFADGDMILDVQQIDEGWMFGRVERTGQQGMLPANYVEAI from the exons ATGAATCCTCAGTGTAGCAGATGTAACAAGGTTGTGTACCCTACGGAGAAAGTAAACTGTTTGGACAAG TATTGGCACAAAGGATGTTTCAGCTGCGAGGTCTGCAAAATGACTCTGAATATGAAGAACTACAAAGGCTTTGACAAGAAACCCTACTGCAGCCA aCACTACCCCAAAACATCCTTCACCATTGTGGCCGACACACCTGAAAACCTTCGACTCAAACAGCAGAGCAAGATGCAGAGTCAA GTGCTGTACAAAGAGGACTTTGAGAAGAACAAGGGGAAAGGGTTCAGCGTGGTATCTGATACACCAGAACTGCAGAGGGTCAGGAAAACGCAAGACCAGATCAGCAAC ataaaatatCATGAGGACTTTGAGAAAAGTCGGATGGGAGGAGAGGGCACACCCACTGATGCCTTCCCCAACCCGG GCTATCAGCAGCCACCTCAGTCTCAGCAGCCACCTCGGTCTCCAAGTAACAACTATGATCCACAGCCTGTGCGTTTTGCAGCTGCTCCACCGCCCTCAAGTGGTGGA caTGTGCGTTCTGCAGCTGTTCCACCGCCCTCTAGTGGTGGG AAGCGCTACAGAGCAGTGTACGATTATGCTGCTGCCGATGAGGATGAGGTCTCATTTGCAGATGGGGACATGATATTAGACGTACAGCAGATTGATGAGGGCTGGATGTTTGGACGTGTGGAGCGCACAGGACAGCAGGGGATGCTTCCAGCCAATTACGTCGAGGCAATCTGA
- the plxdc1 gene encoding plexin domain-containing protein 1 isoform X2, which yields MGLCAVLLICLSQAELTRVWAQEQRGLLHGQSPQTYGGLSHIQRIRRDQQDPSRRTQNRTGQEPSNGVSIDKLPDNMTQVVEDSKRYYSWRSFGPSDKQIQELWVDLDSVHQGPVRVHGILSNTHRQASRVALTFDFPFYGHQVRQITIATGGFIFTGEITHRMLTATQYIAPLMANFDPSFSKNSTVRYLDNGDIFVVQWDKVRLKDRESEGAFTFQAVLRRNGTIVFGYRDVPLPVEKINSTEHPVKVGLSDAFMALLSSLQSPDAKRRTIYEYHRVEIDTTKIVNSSAFEFSPLPTCLQHTTCEHCLQSNLTLGCGWCNTLQRCSDGIDRYRQEWLDYSCSEEAKGTCEDYAQGGLGSSMSPFSSSPPLATLSPAAQPATPMTEDPLGEDEAPEHTAIIAGVVAALVLLVFLTLLAVYYINTHPTVAPPFYLMQRRTNNYWPSMKFRNQGCHSSYAEVELGGYEKEGFIEAEQC from the exons GTTTATTGCATGGGCAGTCACCTCAGACTTATGGAGGTCTATCACACATCCAGAGAATAAGAAGAGACCAACAGGATCCCAGCAGACGCACTCAGAACAGAACTGGGCAAGAGCCGTCGAATGGCGTCTCCATTGACAAGCTCCCTGACAACATGACACAAGTGGTG GAAGATTCTAAAAGGTACTACTCCTGGCGCAGTTTTGGtcccagtgacaaacaaataCAGGAGCTCTGGGTGGATCTGGACTCCGTCCATCAAGGGCCTGTCCGAGTCCATGGCATCCTGTCAAACACCCACCGTCAGGCTTCG CGAGTGGCTCTTACCTTTGACTTCCCCTTCTATGGACACCAAGTGAGACAAATCACCATAGCAACTGGAG GTTTTATTTTCACTGGAGAAATCACACATCGCATGCTGACTGCAACTCAATATATTGCTCCACTAATGGCAAACTTTGACCCCAGTTTCTCTAAAAACTCCACTGTACGGTATTTGGACAACG GTGATATATTTGTGGTGCAGTGGGACAAAGTGAGGCTGAAGGATCGAGAGTCGGAGGGAGCTTTTACATTCCAGGCTGTTCTTCGACGTAATGGGACCATTGTCTTTGGCTACAGAGAC GTTCCATTGCCTGTGGAGAAAATCAACTCCACTGAGCACCCAGTGAAAGTTGGACTGTCTGATGCTTTTATGGCTCTTCTGTCTTCTCTACAGTCTCCAG ATGCTAAAAGAAGGACTATCTATGAATACCATCGGGTGGAAATCGACACAACAAAGATTGTCAATAGCTCAGCTTTCGAGTTCAGCCCTTTACCCA CCTGCCTCCAGCACACCACCTGCGAACACTGTCTCCAGTCCAACCTAACATTAGGCTGCGGGTGGTGCAATACTCTACAAAG GTGTTCAGATGGAATAGACAGATACAGGCAGGAATGGCTGGATTACAGTTGCTCTGAGGAG GCAAAAGGAACATGTGAAGATTACGCTCAGGGAGGACTAGGCAGTTCAATGAGTCCTTTTAGTTCTTCACCCCCGCTGGCCACTCTCTCCCCTGCAGCCCAACCCGCCACCCCTATGACCGAGG ACCCTTTGGGTGAGGATGAGGCACCAGAACACACGGCAATAATCGCAGGTGTGGTGGCAGCTCTAGTTCTGCTGGTGTTCCTGACTCTGTTGGCTGTCTACTACATTAACACACATCCAACTGTTGCTCCTCCATTCTACCTCATGCAG CGCCGCACCAATAACTATTGGCCCTCCATGAAGTTCCGGAATCAGGGATGTCATTCTAGCTACGCTGAGGTTGAGCTTGGGGGTTATGAGAAAGAGGGCTTCATTGAGGCGGAGCAGTGCTGA